The region aaatttgatcaaataaactttttaaattcatacttttaatttagaatttttttaatattttattatattgaatattatttctaaaagaaaattaaaaaaatatttaattttaaaattaaaactacaacatataatatataaatcaaaatatagaaataccaaaatttaaattattatgaacactaaatttaaaaataataaacaacatcaaatacTTTACTTCAAAACTAGAATgcattatatttttatatgtaaaaagtGTGTATCTAACAGATGATTGGCTTaacaatatttttaaataaaaattatgatattatttagagaaatttacattccatattgttttttataatttaattacaaaaatcacctacaaaattttatttacaaaaatacattgcCATGTCATAAAAAAATACCGAAttctaaaaataatatatctgAATTTGAAACTTTTCTGAAATCTCAGGGtttaaaaaagtaacattttgattacttaaaatgttaataagttaccaattaattatttttttcattaaattttttatttttatagcatattattttatatacattttagtTACCTCAAAtacttattttttgaaatttttttttatcttaagacactgattagttattttgaaGTTATATTATGGTGTCTTATTACTTAAGATACTTTTACGTTGCTGATTAGTCATTTcttagaaactaatgagttataataaaatatacaaattactatataacttattattaaaagttacttttaaTATATTATACAGTGATTTTTTTACattattctatttaaaagttaccaagCAATATCATacaaaatctattttaaaaaaattacttggaacatttttaaataaatttaagttgtttagaatacaatatagtatctttaaaatgtaaaataagaatacaaattttagtatattaaattttgatcaagtttaaatttagttacttttttgtcaacataatataaaaaagaaactaaaaagttttttttttttttattccgtTCATCTTCTCCGGCGATGGCCAAAAATCATATGCTTCTCACATATCAAAATAATCACCTTGAAAAGTAGGTCGCGGTGTGGCCGGAAAAAGATTTTTGTAATTAAAGATAAGAGAGAAtgtaagaaattaataaaaaaaagagtatagtggagagagagagagaggggcctCGTACCATGAAAACAAAAGTTGAAAAAAGCGGTATAAAAAACAGtaaaaaagtaactaattggtaacttattaatattttaagtaaccaaaatgttacttttttaaaCCTAGAAAAATAGGAAAATCGAGATTTCGTGAAAGTTTCAAATTCAggtatattacttttagaatatgatatttttagatgacgtggcaatgtatttttgtaaataaaattttgtaggtgatttttgtaattgttgacgtcgtttttcgtcaacagtgaaagaagagcacgtaaacaataatcagtaatggccaataaacaTATGATAATacacacacgattttttacgtggttcagcagttaaaatctgcctagtccacgagtctttgttattaaactcaagatgatctctgaaaattcttcaaggatgaattcttcagagttttctctcaagatcaccaaaattctgtcctttacaatagtgcatgacctctctatttatagagaagatttcagaatactatcccacatatttcgggtggttactctatatttgcaaataaattaaatggcattaaatgcctgcaatccgatataaaaggaaacgtccccttaagactagggggcgtataactaatcaaataatatcctttgattgtaggggatttacagtaataaatgtagaccgcttctcttatagatgactcattaggatattcaaagttattatcctatatcaccaaggccatattctcccaggtttcttactgactttcgagctataacatatctcgaggccacatgacttcgagctcgtacgcgcgtcaggctcggagcccctgatccgaggtcatcctcaagaacagatgcacctcggggtCTACCTTTCGAGcctgtgaggatttcgaggctaccatcttcgaagtcgtctctgttttgtaggctcgatgtttagatttcgcacatattccagactttacgagttcattcattatgactccagctttcgaggtcacaattctcatggctcaaaatctgggtataacagtaaTTATTTCATATTATAGGTATATAATTGTAAAAATCcctattatttatttcttttaagattatagataattgtttgacttattttaaaaaaaaatatttgtgtcattcttttataatatatgatattgtttatttatttaaaatttaaataataattgaaaaatataataatttttaaataaaactaagcaaatgcaCGTTGCTTGTAACTAGTAAATAGAAAATCATTTTATTTgttagttattttaaaaaataatttaagggTATTTGACTTTGTTAACTATGCTATTTATTATAGCTTTATTGAAAAAACTAGTAGAGGGACATTCATTGGATTTCTCTAAGGCTATCTCCAACCCATAACACCATATATGATGTTGCACCAACACCAAAATTAAAGAATCTTAGtacaatattttttttccattccaaccacaacatcaaaaattataccaaaatttatattctttattattttatcttatatataaaataatatacatatatgtttaatattaaatactaatataaaaaacaaaatagtaaatttttttttaccGTTGCTATAGTACTCTCCCATATTTGGTAGGGTACTGTAGCTTGACAGCATAATGGTGGGATAAATGCAGTTGAGTTGGATTTGATTTTGTGACTTTTTGGTACTATATTTGCTGTTTTAAAGTCCGGTTGGAGCTGCCCTAAGGAACCTTTATTGCACTAACTAGTGATGCACATGGGGCGAGGAATTAGCGGGGAGTGCTCCCCCGTCCTCATTTATATTTCTAATCCCCGTCCCTGCTTATTCCCTGTCGGGGACGGGGTGGGGAATCCCCTATTGGGGCGGGGAATCCCTACggggaacccatttatttaaaaaataaattttaaaataaaaatcttaaattatatgtaaattaaaatattgcacaatatttattatttaaaatattaaacactatcctaaataaaatttaaattttttaaaaagttactactatattataaaaacacataaagaaagatataaaatacatataaaatattacaaaaatatataaaaatttaaatggGACCCGTCGGGGCGGGGAGTGCTATCCCCATCCCCACCCCATTTAACATTCGGGGATTAAAAGTTATCCTCGTTCCCTATTTAGATTGGGATTTCCCGCCCCATTAGGGACAGTCCCCGCGAGGCCCGTCCCCATGAAAAAAATGTGCATCCCAAGCACTAACCCTGTACTTGGTATGGAAGGAAAGAAAGTGTAGAGGAGAAAagtggaaagaagaaaaaaaaattgtatgagAAATTTAAGGGTGTGATTGGTATAGAATTCCAatcaaattttatgtttttaaaatttaaaaattgtggGACCTACACAAAATTCTTGTTTGGTTTATCATTTTTGAAaactatttttaaaaacaaattcTAATTTATAAAAGGATTTAGGAAATGATGTTTTCacgtttttgtttttgttttctgtttttttttttttttttccagaccACTTGTTTCAAGGACTCATAATGTTCCTCTCTCTCTCATAACATCTCATCTAAGGCTCATCTCACGGATCTTgcttctctatctctctctttatattattttctaataaataatattaatttatatattaatagactttttacattttttttaaggtGCTATGTTGTACAATAATTTTTCTTTActgacaattttttttcttctttctacaATTCTAGTGTAAAAATATttactctattttttttaataaaaagggtattttctTCAATTTAAAATTCTTATTCACCtccataactatatatatttgttaaaatatttcatTGTAAAATTATACAAAAGGATGCAATTGattctaatttataatatattttttaaaataaaattcagctaatgataaaatattttataaaataaaaattacaaaaaaaaattactattaataaataaatataaatttatcatttcaattctatactaaaagttaaatattataaaataaaaatagctaacaaagtaaaatatttttctaagtcCACAAATTGTAAATtgagtttaaaaagaaaaaaaaatttcttgctaattttcttttatttttcttatagtcttgatttttttttcttttgtcaattttacaagtcaatctactttttaaaatttttatccatataaatttagtaaaataattaattataaaatcatataacagaatataatttaattctaatttacaatatattttctaaaaaaattcattgatcaaataaaaattacaacaaataaataaaaaaaatattttcacttcaattattattataccaaaaataaaaaatatatattacatatttaatttttagattttctaccaaaaaattattcaattttataaaactaaaaaatagttaacggacaatacattcaatcacattttcataaacatattttcaaacactaaatctagattcttttttcagaatcatactttttcaaaatataatttttaaatcactaatcaatcatgccctaaaaaaatataactttaatttataaaaaaaatcaaagttaattacaatgcaatattgttatgaatttaattaatgcactattattaaattttaatttatcaatataattaaattttactttcagcTAATCCAATCACGTATTCAGtatctgttatattttcaaatttaatcccaatcacagattcagttttttaaaacttaaaaacagtttactgacattgaaccaatcgcattttcagaaacatgttttcagtcactaaattcagattttcatttcagaatcccacttttaaaaaatacagttttctaatcgtgAACAAATCAGACCCTAAATgtttgtaaaaaagaaaaaagaaaatgttatttttaatttttgatacATGTTTGTTATTTCTCACGTACCGAGAGAGgactagaaaaaataaaaataaaatgaccAAACCCGTGCGACAGTCTATAGCACGTGTGTAGGGTTTTATAAGGGTCAAAGTTAAGACTATTTAGGGTTCTCTcttcgccttgctcagctgcggTTGCAGACCAGTGTTTGGTTCTTCTCTATTAGGTTAACTCTCTCTTCCTTTTGGCTTAGAATGCTCATTCGGGTGTTCCATGGTTTTATTCGAACCCTAAATTcttatgtttttttgtttttttttctttgtagagTATTCATCTGGGAGAAACTGTAGTGAGGAAGTATGAGGTAATATTTCTTGCTATACTAATCTTGTTTTTATTCTTAGAAATGCAATTTTAAGCACTACAAATGAGAATAAAATGGTAGATTGTATTCGGTGTTAGACTGTTTGGTTGTGATGAACTTTCAGGCCTTTTCATGTTATGTCTTAACCATTTTAGACGAGTTCATAAGTTGTTTTGGCATCTGTGATTGATTAATATTTTCCAGCATTGTACATTTATGATTTGAAAAGATAGGATGATATTGTTTTTGGGGTTTTAGTTTTGTTTGGTATCTTAGaagatttttgtttttgtttatatAGTAAGCTCAGTAGTGATGCTGTGAGAGAGGGCATCGCCCAGATTGTTATCAACTCGAAAGAGAAGAACCGTAAGTTCACTGAGACCATTGAGCTTCAAATTGGATTGAAGAACTATGACCCCCAAAAAGACAAGCGTTTCAGTGGGTCTGTtaagcttcctcacattcctcgtCCTAAGATGAAGATTTGCATGTTGGGAGATGCTCAACACGTTGAAGAGGTAAAACTAACTTGTTATTACACAATTTTATCAATAATTTTCCTTTTGGATTGGTGGGAATTCATTATTTTACTTACAAGAACCAAATATACTGGATTAGAAGTTTGTATTTTTTCAATTGGACCAAGTTTGTATCACTTGTCACAAGCCAAATATATTACACCCAAGTATAAAGTTGGATTTGCTTGTTGGCTTATTCTGGTATATTATTCTTATTCTCCAGGCTGAGAAAATAGGATTGGACTATATGGATGTAGAAGGATTGAAAAAGCTTAACAAGAACAAGAAATTGGTCAAGAAGCTCGCCAAGAAGTTCCATGCTTTTTTGGCTTCTGAAGCTGTCATTAAGCAAATTCCTCGTCTTCTGGGTCCTGGACTCAACAAGGCAGGCAAGTAACTCTTCCAGTTGCACTTACAATTAGTTTTTTTTGGTCAAACATCACATTTGAGTCGTTCTCTTGGTTTGTAGTTTCTTTTGTCTGTTGGCTAAGATATGTTCAAATCCTTCAGAACTTTATATTTAGAAAGCCGGTTCCAGTTTTCATAAGCTTAGCACTAAACTTTATATTAATTCAACTTAAAAAATGTTGTTCCTTTTGCTTTCTGCTGGAACATTTGTGTGAAATGCATTGCATTTTTTCTTAAATCTGCTTCTTTCTTTATCGATTTTATTTCTCTAACCATTTTATTTCACCTTTTTATTAAATGCAGGTAAGTTTCCAACATTGGTCACCCACCAGGAATCTTTGGAGTCGAAAGTCAACGAAACCAAAGCCATGGTGAAGTTCCAACTTAAGAAGGTCCTTTGTATGGGAGTTGCTGTTGGAAATTTATCCATGGAGGAGAAGCAGATCTTCCAGAATGTGCAAATGAGTGTCAATTTTCTAGTGTCATTATTGAAGAAGAACTGGCAAAATGTAAGTGAAATGGCTTTTTAAAGCAAGAAATGTACTAACTTTCCATTACCATACAGATCTTCATTGTCCGAgcatcttttatttttgtttcccAAATGTTAATACGAGTAATGGCATGAATTTATGGCTTAAATCAACAATATCATCTTACTGTAGTAAAAACTAGCTAATCACATTCAAGCCTGTTTATTTTCGGAATTTAGTATAGTTGATCGATCTTGATTCTTAACAATCTTGTTTGTTTGTGTTCAAACAGGTGAGGTGCTTGTACCTGAAGAGTACCATGGGAAGTGCAATCCGTATCTTTTAATTTCCCATATGCTCTATGAAATTGTGGTAGTAGTGGGAGGAAAGCATTGCAAACATTTAAGCAAGACATTTTTGTTTTGAGATTGCGTCAACCTGCAATTTTGTTTTTGTTGGATTCGCCTAGTTTGTAATTTTTATCACTACTGTGACATTAAGATTTTGTGGCTTTTAAAGGAGAATTATTTATTTCTTCACGTTTTGGCTTTGCTTTCTTTTGCCACCTGGCTATTGAATTTGGTATTTAATTTTGATGAAACGGTAGATTATTGCCGTATCGTTTTTTACTAGCTGAGTTCGAATATCTTAAAGGTAGCATGATTCTTTTTTTGTTCGAAATTGAGGAAAAAAATGAGTTTAAAGTGTAGTAGGAACTAGGAACCAAGTTCATTTCATTTCGTATCGTATGAGCCCACGTAGTAAAATATGGGCGGTCCTACAGAATTCCCAAGGCTAGAGTAGTACAAGATGCCTTGTCGAACGACCAACAGTAGATTATAAAAGTAAAAACAtacaaatatatctcaaataGCCTATTAGGTTATTGGTACGATACAAGCCGCTCGTAACATCAATAATATTGTACAACAGTAGGCATGGCCCTTGTGTGCtgtaattttatttgaaaaaatcatGTCAAATAAATGGTTGTATTATCTATTCCGAGCTGAATCTAGTTGACTTGATACAGAGAGATCATAGTCAGTACTTGAAGAACTATTGTTTCACCATAAATGAGCTTTTACAACTGCAGCCTCCTACTGCACTTGGATTTGTAGACACCTGCCAGTGAAAACCATTAAATTTTATCCATGAGTTGCATTACTTGTTATATACAACTTATATAACAAATCATCTAACAAGGTTTTAAGCGGATTGCAAATGAATCATAAACTATAATCAGTGATATCATAGTAATGAATACAAAGATTATTGAAATACCCATTTCTATCATAAGGTTGGGAACTAGAATACTATACAATATTCTAATTGAAATACTCTATAATGGTTTTTGTAATTTGCTCCATTTtgcaaacaaacaaatcaaa is a window of Humulus lupulus chromosome 4, drHumLupu1.1, whole genome shotgun sequence DNA encoding:
- the LOC133831351 gene encoding large ribosomal subunit protein uL1-like, which produces MSKLSSDAVREGIAQIVINSKEKNRKFTETIELQIGLKNYDPQKDKRFSGSVKLPHIPRPKMKICMLGDAQHVEEAEKIGLDYMDVEGLKKLNKNKKLVKKLAKKFHAFLASEAVIKQIPRLLGPGLNKAGKFPTLVTHQESLESKVNETKAMVKFQLKKVLCMGVAVGNLSMEEKQIFQNVQMSVNFLVSLLKKNWQNVRCLYLKSTMGSAIRIF